A region from the Tachyglossus aculeatus isolate mTacAcu1 chromosome 5, mTacAcu1.pri, whole genome shotgun sequence genome encodes:
- the MFAP2 gene encoding microfibrillar-associated protein 2 gives MRTAYLFLLCLPAGLLAQGQYDIEPPPYPDQGQYSQYSDHIENPDYYDYQEVTRQPPEEQFQYQSQQQVQQEVIQPPTPENPETEPTEPGPLDCREEQYPCTRLYSVHKPCKQCLNQICFYSLRRIYVVNKEICVRTVCAHEELLRADLCRDKFSKCGVMATSGLCQSVASSCARSCGGC, from the exons ATGAGGACGGCTTATCTCTTCCTGCTCTGTCTGCCAG CTGGGCTGCTGGCCCAGGGCCAGTATGACATCGAGCCGCCTCCTTACCCCGACCAAGGCCAGTACTCCCAGTACAGTGACCACATCG AAAACCCTGATTATTACGACTACCAAG AGGTGACCCGCCAGCCTCCTGAGGAGCAGTTCCAGTACCAGTCCCAGCAGCAGGTCCAACAGGAAGtcatccagccccccaccccag AAAACCCAGAGACGGAGCCCACGGAGCCCGGCCCCCTGG aCTGCCGAGAGGAACAGTACCCCTGCACCCGGCTCTACTCGGTCCACAAGCCCTGCAAGCAGTGCCTCAATCAGATCTGCTTCTACAG TCTGCGCCGCATCTACGTCGTCAACAAGGAGATCTGTGTCCGCACCGTCTGTGCCCACGAGGAGCTGCTGCGAG CTGACCTCTGCCGGGACAAGTTCTCCAAGTGCGGCGTGATGGCGACGAGCGGGCTGTGCCAGTCGGTGGCTTCCTCCTGTGCCAGAAGCTGCGGGGGCTGCTAG